The genomic region AGCAAACGACGACCGATCTTTCACGCTCGGCGACCTATTGGATATTAAGCTCGGCAAAAAAACTTACGCGCAATACGACAAGTCGAGCTGTCAATGGAACGCGTTCCTAAAAGACTTTTGCGCGGACGAAATCAACGCCGTCTATCCCGATAAGCTAAACGCCGCGAGCAGGTTTTGGACACTGCTCCGCAACACCGATTTGCCCAAGGTTTATTCGAGAGAATTTATCGAGAAGAATAAAGATAAAATATAGCTTACTGTCTAAAAACAAAAAATCGGCAAAGCCTTAGCCCCTGCCGATTTTTCTTTTTAACTTTTTCCGCAACTATTAAATGGTTATATCCAAGCCGTTCTCTTTAACGTACGAATACCAAACGCCGTTCTCGACGATCTCCTCGCGCGCGATTTCCCTTACGAACTTTTCTATCTCGCCGTTCGGGTGTGCCTTAACCTCGTTCCAGCGCGCGTACGCCGAAGCGTAATACTCGCACATTTTAATGTTGTCGTCGAGCTTGCGATCGAAAGACAGCCTGCCCCAATAACTCGAAAACAACAGCGAGCCCGCCGTGAACACGCCCAAGACGATAGCGCAAAAGCTTCGCCACGAAATATTGCCGAAAATATCGTTCACGTAAAACCAATCGACACCCGCAGCTTTCATTATGCAAGCGGCGACCTCGAACGCAAATATTATAAAGTATATGGCGACCGTCGCGCACCGAAAAACCTTGGAAAAGCTTTCGTACTTTTTCGCTTGTTTTTTATTGACCCCAAGCTTGCCGGAATGGTACCGTAGCTGCCCCATCGGCTTCTCGCTTTTGCCTATCCATACTTCCATCACCGCGGACGGAGTAACGGAAAGCTTGTCGGTCGAGTTTATCACCGACAGCGCGCGGATAGCCTTGTCTATCCATACCAGGTCCATCTTTTGCGACCAGGAATACAGATCGCAAACGTCGGTCACTATCTCTTTTTCGCCCAAGCACATGGAAGTGTAAAACTGTATTCTGAGCGCTTCCGCGAGCGCGCGGTATTCTATATAATCGGCGTGGTATTTCTTTTTGCGCCCGTAGTAGCAAAGCCACAGTATCGCGCCGAGCGCGAGCGTGCACGGGAATATCATATACGGCAAGCCCGCGTCGTCGTAGATAAGGAAGGTGAACGCGATCACCGTACCGATTATCGCAATGAGCAATAGAAACAGATTGTATTTCTTTTGGTTTTTACCGTACGACAGCTCGTTCGCCTTAGCGTAATGATAGCGAACGTTTTTCCTGTACTCGTCCAACTCGTCGACGTTCGCCCAGAGGTTTACTGCGTCATCGCCGACCGAAACCGTATCGGCGTTGTACCGCGCCGTTTTTGAGATAATATCCTTTAAGAACTCGGGCGGCTCGGTCGAGGTCAGGTACTCGGACGAATCTTTGCCGCAGCTATCCAGACTGCTTATAAGCCATTGCTTTTGAATATCCGCCGAATCGCCGTCGCCCTGCCGCCGCGACTTTATCCACACCACCGCGGAATTGTTTATCGCGCCCGGTTTGAACAGGTGGTCCTTGTCCAAAAAGTTATGTTCAAGCGCGAACTTGATCACCTCGACCGTACCGCAGCCGAATTGCGTTTTGGGCGGCTTGCCGTCCCAGAGCGCGATAAGAATATGCGAATGCTCCGCCATATATATCCCGAGCTGACGGTACTCGTAGCTGTCGTCGTCGATATATATCGTCTTTTTGAGCCACGCCTTGTTTTTCTCCATGTCGGGCGCGACGAACTTCCGCTTGGCTTTTGAAAGATACTCGAAAAGCTTGGCTCTGTCCGCTTCGTCGTCGAAGCTGTCGATATACTTCTTTTCGTCGCGCGGGAGTACGGCGTAAACGTCGATACCCAGCTCGAACGCCGCTTCGGCGCACAGCATATCCGCGCCCTGCGCAAACGCGTTAAGCATGATCACGGGCGTGTCGTTTCCGTCCTTGCCCTTGCAAAGATTTTGGATCTCTTTAAGGCTGTCGACGACCTTTGCCTTGATCTCGGCTTTATCTTCGCCCACGATATTCCTATGCCCCGTCACCCCGACGATGATCGGTATCTTCTCGTTCTTCACCTTGATTCTCCTTAGCTACCGTCTTATTATAACGTTAAATGGCTAACAAAAACTGCGTTTTTGTTTTGCTGTCGCAAACTTATTTGCGAAAACGCAAATAAGAGCCGTTCGTTGAAATACGTCGTGAAAAAGCCCTTGCAAGCAAGCTTTTTCACTTGTATTATAAACTAATTTTTATCGAATTTCAAGATATACCGCCGAGAATTATCGCGTAATTATATCTTCGCTATATAAATTATCCGTAACACCCCCGCCCATATCCTCATATACCGATAATGTAACCACCCCCGCACAAACTGTACATACTTTCAGGAGGTGTGTTATTATGTTCTTCTTTAACAACGGCAATAACAACTGTTGCTGCAACCGGACCAATAACTGCTGCGAGCGCAAAAACAACTGCGGATGCGAGCGCAAGCAAAACTGCTGCTGCGCGCACAAAAACGACAACCACGGTTCGTGCGGCTGCCATGAGCACAATCGGCAAATGCCGTGCTGCTGCGTCCGCGAACAGCAACGCAAACCCGTAGCCATGTGCTGCAAGTGTATGCGGTGCGAGAACGACAACGATTACGGCTACTAATCGCACTTTTTCCCCGCAAGAAAAGGAACTGATGATTAAGTGACGCGAGTAAGATTGCGTCGGCGATTTCTGTGATACTACCGATATATATAGACGAACGAAGCGCGGAAATCGACAGCAAGATTGCCGCACGAACTTAAATCATCAGTTCCAAAGACGCGGAGCTTGACAGATCGAGCTCCGCGTTTTTCTATTGCGTTTTTGTTATTATTTATATCCGTTTGACATTTCGGTTTGCGAGTGCTAAAATGTAAAGGAATTCACATTACGGAGAAATTCGGTATGAAAAGAACGTACATCAAAGACCTTACTGCGGGCGAGTGCCTGATAAAAGGCTACGTCGAAACGATCCGCGACAAGAAGATAATGTTTATCGTCATTCGCGACGTGACGGGCGCGGTGCAGGTGACTATCGAAAAAGACAATCCCACGTACGAAACGGCGAAAAAGCTCACGCCGCACAGCTTTGTTGCGATCACAGGCAAGTGCGTGTTCTCGGAATACGTGCGCAACGGCGGCAAGGAGATCTACCCCACCGCAATCGAGATCATGAGCATTGCCGATCTCGTTCCGCTCAACAGCGAGAGCGGGCAGGACCTTAGAATGGACTACCGCTGGATCGATCTCCGCGACGAGAAAAAGGTGTTCATGTTCCGCATCCAGACGGCGTTCGAGCGGCTCGCCGTAGAGTATTTCAATAAGAACGGGTTTATCGAGATCCATACGCCTAAGATCACCGCGCTGTCGAGCGAGGGCGGGTCCGAGGTGTTCGAGCTCAAAAACTATTTCGGGCAGAAAGCGTATCTCACGCAGAGCCCGCAGCTGTACAAGCAAATGTCGATGATGGCGGGCTTCGACCGCACGTTCGAAATCGGCGAGTATTTCCGCGCCAACCCCAGCTTTACTTCGCGCCACGACACCGAGTTCACGGGTATCGACGTCGAGGTGTCGTTCATAGAAAACCACCACGACGTTATGGACATAGAGGAAGCGCTCTTAAAGCACATAATCAACGGCGTTAAAAAACAGTTCAACGACGAGTACAAGAAGTATTTCGATAACGATATTATTTCGCTCGATTACAAGATCCCGCGCATTACGCTCGCCGACGCATACCGCATACTCAAAGACGAGATGAACTACGAAGTGCCGCGCGCGCTCAAAGGCGATCTCGATCCCGACGGAGAGAAGCTTATCTGCAAGTACGTCAAAGACAAGTTCGGCAGTGATTTCGTGTTCATTATCGACTTCCCTGCCAAGGCGCGCGCGTTCTATTCCATGAAGAAGGACGACGACCCCACGCTTACCAAGACCTACGATCTTTTGTTCAAGGGCATAGAGATCACGTCGGGCGCACAGCGCGAACACCGTTACGATAACCTGCGCCAGAATATTATCGAGAACGGGATCGAACCCGAAACCATGACCGAGTATCTCGATTTCTTCCGCTACGGCGCGCCTACGCACGGTGGGTTCGGTCTGGGTATTACCCGTACGCTCGTCAAGCTGTTCGACCTGCCGTCGGTCAAGGACGTAACGTTCCTGTTCCGCGGACCGAGCAGACTTAAACCGTAGTTGTTGTGTTTTTCGTTACTTCTTTTGAAAAAGAAGTAACCAAGAAAACTTTAAGTTATAAATAAAGTACGGTGTTACAGCCGTACTTTTTTATTGAAACTTATCCTTATACAACCTCCCCCTCTGGGGGGAGGGGGACCACGTAGTGGTGGTGGGGGCATTATGGGGTTGCTCGTTATTGTTGTGTACTCCAACCACCAACTTTTCCATTATGCCCCTCCCTTTTGTTCCCTCCCCCAAGGTGAGGGTTTGTTTTTGGGTGATTGAGCAAAAACGCTATTAGCCTTCCACCGCGCTAGCGGTTTCGGTGATAGATTGTATCCTTATTCCTTAATTCCTTAAAGCAACTCACCGAGCGGCGAGCCGCCGGCTTCTTCGTTGTACACCACACGTTCGTCTTGCTCTTTCGCCATTTTCGCAAAATTGATTTTGAACGGCTTGCGTATTTCTCCGTCGTCGACGCCTATGCGTTTTAACAATTCGTCGAGCCTGATAAACTCTATTTCCTTGCCGTTCCGCGCCGCGCGCTCGGCTTTCTCTTTGGCTTTGCTGTAAACGAGATCGCCGCTTGCCGTTTTGATTTCGTGATCGACGAAGATATCGCACGAATTAGGTTTGAGAACGGTCTTGCCTCCGGCGCTCGCCACGAGCCGAATGATATTGATAAGCTCGGTATAGTGCGCCGTTTGATACGTATCGATTATATAGATATTTTTTCCCGTAATCGTCGTTTTTTTCGGCTCGCCTTTCGACTTGACGCATTTTGCGAAAGTGAAAACGTTATATCGCTCGGTTTCGGTCAAAAGCGTGCCGTTCGCCTTGCACTCGGCTTTGTATTCCTCGACCGCCTGTTTCATGCGGTAATGCAGTTCGTAGTCCTTAAACGTAGCGCGGCAGTTCTTGCTATTATCGAGTAGCGCCGAGAACGAGCACTCGAACCGCGCGCACAGCTCTTTGCAAACGAGCATCGTCATGAGCGCGTCGACGTCGGCGGAGTGCGCTTTGCCGTCTACCGTTACGTTCAGCTCCTCGCACATTTTGACTAGGTTGGTCGCGTTCGCCGACTGCGAATGAAGCTTGTACAGTTCGGTAATGTCGACGAAATCGAACGACGGCACGGGCAGCCCATAACGAATACAATCGTCGCCGATATGCTCGCAATCGCCGAGAGTGGTATGCCCTATGACGAGCGTATCAGGCACAGTGAGTAACGAAGATATTTTGGAATACAGCTCGGGGAACTTTGGGCTTCTGCGGTAAACGCGCTCGGGATAGTTAAGCATCTTTTTAAGAACGTAAAAATCGAACGTACACGCAGGGTCGATCAAAAAATTTTCCTGCCCGATAATATTGAATTCGCCGTCCGTGAGCACGTACCCGAACTCGCATAACTTTCCGCCGTCCTTGCACGACGCGCATTCTATATCGAAAAATAAATAATTCATAAGTTTTTCGTCCGTTTGGTTTACGAATAGTTTATCATTATACACAACCAATGTCAAATGGCACAAAGAATAATTATCTTAAAAACATACCGAAAAATCCTTGCCAAACCGAAGAT from Clostridiales bacterium harbors:
- the aspS gene encoding aspartate--tRNA(Asn) ligase — encoded protein: MKRTYIKDLTAGECLIKGYVETIRDKKIMFIVIRDVTGAVQVTIEKDNPTYETAKKLTPHSFVAITGKCVFSEYVRNGGKEIYPTAIEIMSIADLVPLNSESGQDLRMDYRWIDLRDEKKVFMFRIQTAFERLAVEYFNKNGFIEIHTPKITALSSEGGSEVFELKNYFGQKAYLTQSPQLYKQMSMMAGFDRTFEIGEYFRANPSFTSRHDTEFTGIDVEVSFIENHHDVMDIEEALLKHIINGVKKQFNDEYKKYFDNDIISLDYKIPRITLADAYRILKDEMNYEVPRALKGDLDPDGEKLICKYVKDKFGSDFVFIIDFPAKARAFYSMKKDDDPTLTKTYDLLFKGIEITSGAQREHRYDNLRQNIIENGIEPETMTEYLDFFRYGAPTHGGFGLGITRTLVKLFDLPSVKDVTFLFRGPSRLKP